In the Streptomyces formicae genome, one interval contains:
- a CDS encoding geranylgeranyl reductase family protein, whose product MTEPLSEHSADVIVVGAGPAGSTTAYYLAKAGLDVLLLEKTAFPREKVCGDGLTPRATKQLVSMGIDISEEAGWLRNKGLRIIGGGMRLQLDWPDLASYPDYGLVRKRDDFDEQLARQAQKAGARLHERCNVGEPIIDDRTGRVTGVHAKLGEEKTPVTFHAPLVVAADGNSSRISLAMGLHRREDRPMGVAVRTYFTSPRHDDDYLESWLELWDRRGPGEDRLLPGYGWIFGMGDGTSNVGLGILNSSKAFRELDWREVLKAWCASMPEDWGYTPENMTMPIRGAALPMAFNRQPHYTKGLLLVGDAGGLVNPFNGEGIAYAMESGQIAADVIVQAHARATPAQRELALLNYPQTLKDVYGGYYTLGRAFVKLIGNPKVMKIATQRGLTHPVLMKFTLKMLANLTDPTGGDAMDRIINGLSKVAPKA is encoded by the coding sequence GTGACCGAGCCCCTCTCCGAACACTCAGCGGACGTCATCGTCGTCGGCGCCGGGCCCGCAGGGTCGACGACGGCGTACTACCTGGCCAAGGCCGGGCTCGACGTCCTGCTCCTGGAGAAGACCGCGTTCCCGAGGGAGAAGGTCTGCGGCGACGGCCTCACCCCCCGCGCCACGAAGCAGCTCGTGTCCATGGGAATCGACATCTCCGAAGAGGCGGGCTGGCTCAGGAACAAGGGCCTGCGCATCATCGGCGGCGGCATGCGCCTCCAGCTGGATTGGCCGGATCTCGCCTCCTACCCGGACTACGGCCTGGTCCGCAAGCGCGACGACTTCGACGAGCAGCTCGCCAGGCAGGCGCAGAAGGCGGGCGCCCGCCTGCACGAGCGGTGCAACGTGGGCGAGCCGATCATCGACGACCGCACGGGCCGCGTCACCGGCGTGCACGCCAAGCTCGGCGAGGAGAAGACTCCGGTCACCTTCCACGCCCCGCTCGTCGTCGCCGCCGACGGCAACTCCTCGCGGATCTCCCTCGCCATGGGCCTGCACAGGCGCGAGGACCGCCCGATGGGCGTCGCCGTACGGACGTACTTCACCTCGCCCCGCCACGACGACGACTACCTGGAGTCGTGGCTGGAGCTGTGGGACCGGCGCGGACCGGGCGAGGACCGGCTGCTGCCCGGCTACGGCTGGATCTTCGGCATGGGCGACGGCACCTCCAACGTGGGCCTCGGCATCCTCAACTCCTCCAAGGCCTTCCGCGAGCTGGACTGGCGCGAGGTCCTCAAGGCGTGGTGCGCCTCGATGCCCGAGGACTGGGGCTACACCCCGGAGAACATGACGATGCCGATCCGCGGCGCCGCCCTGCCGATGGCCTTCAACCGCCAGCCGCACTACACCAAGGGCCTGCTCCTGGTCGGCGACGCGGGCGGCCTGGTGAACCCGTTCAACGGCGAGGGCATCGCGTACGCCATGGAGTCGGGCCAGATCGCGGCGGACGTCATCGTGCAGGCACACGCGCGTGCCACCCCCGCCCAGCGCGAACTGGCGCTCCTGAACTACCCGCAGACCCTCAAGGACGTCTACGGCGGCTACTACACGCTGGGCCGCGCCTTCGTGAAGCTCATCGGCAACCCGAAGGTCATGAAGATCGCGACCCAGCGCGGTCTGACCCACCCGGTCCTGATGAAGTTCACGCTGAAGATGCTCGCCAACCTGACCGACCCGACGGGCGGCGACGCGATGGACCGGATCATCAACGGGCTGAGCAAGGTGGCTCCGAAGGCGTGA
- a CDS encoding IclR family transcriptional regulator, translating into MTQEHGGPASVDRALDLLEAVARAPEPVGAKALAGELGCALSTVYHLLAPLTARGHVARTPDGFALGPRVPALYRSFQRHAGVDAGTRKLLLGVRRTAGAHAYLSARRGGRIAVVDSTTAVLADGGDPFEVGVDQGAHATAHGKVLLASLGRAARRRYLDEHGLPRLTEHTITSPDRFEAELRRVRAAGVAVSVGETDPAYTCVAVPLGDGVRALSVSLPTAEFRGRRRELTGVLTRAARRGIPAASE; encoded by the coding sequence GTGACCCAGGAGCACGGCGGCCCCGCTTCGGTGGACCGGGCGCTCGACCTCCTGGAGGCGGTGGCCCGGGCCCCCGAACCGGTCGGCGCCAAGGCGCTCGCCGGTGAACTGGGCTGCGCCCTCTCGACCGTGTACCACCTGCTCGCCCCGCTCACCGCGCGCGGGCACGTGGCGCGCACCCCGGACGGCTTCGCGCTCGGCCCGCGCGTACCCGCCCTGTACCGCTCCTTCCAGCGGCACGCGGGGGTCGACGCGGGCACCCGCAAGCTGCTGCTCGGCGTACGCAGGACGGCCGGTGCCCACGCCTACCTCAGCGCCCGCAGGGGCGGCCGGATCGCCGTCGTCGACAGCACCACGGCCGTACTGGCCGACGGTGGCGACCCGTTCGAGGTCGGTGTCGACCAGGGCGCGCACGCCACCGCGCACGGCAAGGTGCTGCTCGCCTCGCTCGGCAGGGCGGCCAGGCGGCGCTATCTGGACGAGCACGGCCTGCCGAGGCTGACCGAGCACACCATCACGAGCCCCGACCGGTTCGAGGCCGAGCTGCGCCGGGTGCGGGCGGCGGGTGTCGCGGTGTCGGTGGGGGAGACGGATCCGGCGTACACCTGTGTGGCCGTACCGCTCGGCGACGGGGTCCGGGCCCTGTCGGTGTCCCTGCCGACCGCGGAGTTCCGCGGGCGGCGGCGGGAGTTGACCGGCGTCCTGACGCGGGCCGCGCGGCGGGGCATTCCGGCAGCGTCGGAATAG
- a CDS encoding putative quinol monooxygenase, with protein sequence MIFIAVKFTVRPEHSDSWIERTAAFTAATRAEPGNVFFEWSRSVEDPNQFVLLEAFADGDAGAAHVGSDHFKAGLETMGELIASVPQIVNTEIEGSGWSAMAELSPKND encoded by the coding sequence ATGATTTTCATCGCCGTCAAGTTCACCGTCCGCCCCGAGCACAGCGACAGCTGGATCGAGCGGACCGCCGCGTTCACCGCCGCCACCCGTGCCGAGCCGGGCAACGTCTTCTTCGAGTGGTCCCGCTCCGTCGAGGACCCGAACCAGTTCGTGCTCCTGGAGGCGTTCGCCGACGGGGACGCGGGCGCCGCGCACGTCGGCTCCGACCACTTCAAGGCCGGTTTGGAGACGATGGGCGAGCTCATCGCCTCGGTGCCGCAGATCGTGAACACCGAGATCGAGGGCAGCGGTTGGTCCGCGATGGCGGAGCTCTCGCCGAAGAACGACTGA
- a CDS encoding C40 family peptidase, which translates to MSHTAHIPSHRKPRRSATKVALRAGVAGGVLSTLAVAAAAGTANAAEPVTETIEMPTLTADLSAQIAHSADVTQQAADSYESRAEQDAAASKAAKQAKEDQAQAEKKAEAKRKAEAAAKKKAEQERASRSAERTNLTTQSGGGSSASSSDSVAPPASGSVGSVISFLKSQLGDAYVMGASGPNAWDCSSLVQAAFKQAGVDLPRVSQDQSTMGTEVGTSNLQVGDILYWGGKGSAYHVGVYIGNGQYLDAANPSKGVVIQDLSGYPASGAVRVL; encoded by the coding sequence ATGTCCCACACCGCTCACATACCCAGCCACCGGAAGCCCCGTCGCAGCGCCACGAAGGTCGCCCTGCGCGCCGGAGTTGCCGGTGGCGTCCTCAGCACCCTGGCAGTGGCCGCGGCGGCCGGTACGGCGAACGCGGCCGAGCCGGTGACCGAGACCATCGAGATGCCCACGCTCACCGCCGATCTGTCCGCCCAGATCGCGCACTCCGCCGACGTCACCCAGCAGGCCGCCGACTCCTACGAGTCGCGCGCCGAGCAGGACGCCGCCGCCTCCAAGGCCGCCAAGCAGGCCAAGGAAGACCAGGCGCAGGCCGAGAAGAAGGCCGAGGCCAAGCGCAAGGCCGAGGCCGCCGCCAAGAAGAAGGCGGAGCAGGAGCGCGCCTCGCGCTCGGCCGAGCGCACCAACCTGACCACGCAGTCCGGCGGCGGCTCCTCCGCGAGCTCCTCCGACTCGGTCGCTCCCCCGGCCAGCGGCAGCGTCGGCTCGGTCATCAGCTTCCTCAAGTCGCAGCTCGGCGACGCCTACGTGATGGGTGCCTCGGGCCCCAACGCCTGGGACTGCTCCAGCCTCGTGCAGGCCGCGTTCAAGCAGGCGGGCGTGGACCTCCCGCGCGTCTCGCAGGACCAGTCGACGATGGGCACCGAGGTCGGCACCTCGAACCTCCAGGTCGGCGACATCCTGTACTGGGGCGGCAAGGGCTCCGCGTACCACGTCGGTGTGTACATCGGTAACGGCCAGTACCTGGACGCCGCCAACCCCAGCAAGGGCGTTGTCATCCAGGACCTGTCGGGTTACCCGGCCTCGGGCGCCGTGCGCGTCCTCTGA
- a CDS encoding NADH-quinone oxidoreductase subunit A — protein sequence MNAYAPILVLGALGAGFAIFSVVMATLIGPKRYNRAKLEAYECGIEPTPTPAGGGRFPIKYYLTAMLFIVFDIEIVFLYPWAVTFDALGIFGLVEMLLFVLTVFVAYAYVWRRGGLEWD from the coding sequence GTGAACGCCTATGCGCCCATCCTCGTGCTGGGAGCCCTCGGGGCAGGCTTTGCGATCTTCTCCGTGGTCATGGCCACGCTTATCGGTCCAAAGCGGTACAACCGAGCCAAGCTCGAGGCGTACGAGTGCGGCATCGAGCCGACGCCGACGCCGGCCGGTGGTGGGCGATTTCCCATCAAGTACTACCTGACGGCGATGCTCTTCATCGTCTTCGACATCGAGATCGTCTTCCTTTACCCCTGGGCCGTCACCTTCGACGCCCTCGGGATTTTCGGGCTCGTGGAGATGCTGCTCTTCGTGCTCACCGTCTTCGTCGCGTACGCGTACGTATGGCGGCGCGGCGGCCTGGAATGGGACTAA
- a CDS encoding NuoB/complex I 20 kDa subunit family protein, whose amino-acid sequence MGLEEKLPSGFLLTTVEQAAGWVRKSSVFPATFGLACCAIEMMTTGAGRYDLARFGMEVFRGSPRQADLMIVAGRVSQKMAPVLRQVYDQMPNPKWVISMGVCASSGGMFNNYAIVQGVDHVVPVDIYLPGCPPRPEMLMDAILKLHQKIQGSKLGVNAEEAAREAEEAALKALPTIEMKGLLR is encoded by the coding sequence ATGGGACTCGAAGAGAAACTGCCGAGCGGATTTCTGCTGACCACCGTCGAACAGGCCGCGGGCTGGGTGCGCAAGTCATCCGTCTTCCCCGCCACGTTCGGTCTCGCGTGCTGCGCCATCGAGATGATGACGACGGGCGCGGGGCGCTACGACCTGGCGCGCTTCGGCATGGAGGTCTTCCGCGGTTCGCCGCGCCAGGCGGACCTGATGATCGTGGCCGGACGGGTGAGCCAGAAGATGGCGCCCGTGCTGCGGCAGGTCTATGACCAGATGCCCAACCCCAAGTGGGTCATTTCCATGGGGGTTTGCGCCTCATCGGGTGGGATGTTCAACAATTACGCGATTGTGCAGGGTGTGGACCATGTTGTCCCTGTTGACATCTATTTGCCCGGTTGTCCGCCGCGCCCCGAGATGCTGATGGACGCGATTCTCAAGCTCCACCAGAAGATCCAGGGCTCCAAGCTCGGCGTGAACGCGGAAGAAGCGGCCCGTGAGGCGGAGGAGGCGGCCCTCAAGGCGCTCCCCACCATCGAGATGAAGGGGCTGCTGCGGTGA
- a CDS encoding NADH-quinone oxidoreductase subunit C: MSDAHGSHDEHLNGNGVPAPRDEAGRVIGVRKGMFGADSGGDTSGYGGLVRTITLPGASSRPYGGWFDEVADELEGALEEQGLVPENAIEKTVVDRGELTFHIAREHLLRVAQTLRDDPALRFELCTGVSGVHFEGDKGRELHAVYHLRSLTHGRLIRVEVSAPDADPHVPSLVTVYPTNDWHERETYDFFGLIFDGHPALTRIMMPDDWQGFPQRKDYPLGGIPVEYKGAQIPAPDQRRSYS, encoded by the coding sequence GTGAGCGACGCGCACGGCTCGCACGACGAGCACCTGAACGGCAACGGCGTCCCGGCGCCGCGCGACGAGGCCGGCAGGGTCATCGGCGTACGCAAGGGCATGTTCGGCGCCGACAGCGGCGGCGACACCTCCGGCTACGGCGGACTCGTCCGCACGATCACGCTGCCCGGCGCCTCCTCGCGCCCCTACGGCGGCTGGTTCGACGAGGTCGCCGACGAGTTGGAGGGGGCCCTGGAGGAACAGGGCCTCGTCCCGGAGAACGCGATCGAGAAGACGGTCGTCGACCGGGGCGAACTCACCTTCCACATCGCGCGCGAGCACCTCCTGCGCGTCGCCCAGACCCTGCGCGACGACCCGGCGCTGCGCTTCGAGCTCTGCACCGGCGTCAGTGGCGTGCACTTCGAGGGCGACAAGGGCCGCGAGCTGCACGCCGTCTACCACCTGCGCTCGCTCACCCACGGCCGACTGATCCGCGTCGAGGTCAGTGCCCCCGACGCCGACCCGCACGTCCCCTCCCTCGTCACGGTCTATCCGACCAACGACTGGCACGAGCGCGAGACGTACGACTTCTTCGGCCTGATCTTCGACGGTCACCCGGCGTTGACGCGGATCATGATGCCGGACGACTGGCAGGGCTTCCCGCAGCGCAAGGACTACCCCCTCGGCGGCATCCCCGTCGAGTACAAGGGCGCCCAGATCCCGGCTCCGGACCAGCGGAGGTCGTACAGCTGA
- a CDS encoding NADH-quinone oxidoreductase subunit D, with amino-acid sequence MSATQGTSPASARETTEGTVYTVTGGDWDEVVQSAAKTDDERIIVNMGPQHPSTHGVLRLILEIDGETVTEARCGIGYLHTGIEKNLEYRTWTQGTTFVTRMDYLTPFFNETAYCLGVEKLLGIEDQIPDRASIIRVLLMELNRLSSHLVCIATGGMELGATTIMIYGFRDRELILDIYELITGLRMNHAYIRPGGLAQDLPPGAVDQVREFVKKMKKNLPEYDKLATGNPIFKARMQDVGYLDLSGCMALGATGPVLRSAGLPHDLRKTDPYCGYETYDFDVPTADTCDSYGRFLIRLEEMRQSLRIVEQCLDRLAPGPVMVEDKKIAWPAQLALGPDGLGNSLDHIKKIMGTSMEALIHHFKLVTEGFRVPPGQAYTAVESPKGELGVHVVSDGGTRPYRVHFRDPSFTNLQAMAAMCEGGQVADVIVAVASIDPVMGGVDR; translated from the coding sequence ATGTCTGCCACTCAGGGAACTTCCCCCGCTTCCGCTCGCGAGACGACCGAGGGGACCGTATATACGGTCACCGGCGGCGACTGGGACGAGGTCGTCCAGTCGGCGGCCAAGACCGACGACGAGCGCATCATCGTCAACATGGGTCCCCAGCACCCCTCCACGCACGGTGTGCTCCGGCTGATCCTGGAGATCGACGGCGAGACCGTCACCGAGGCCCGCTGCGGCATCGGCTATCTGCACACGGGCATCGAGAAGAACCTCGAATACCGCACGTGGACGCAGGGCACGACGTTCGTCACGCGCATGGACTACCTGACGCCGTTCTTCAACGAGACGGCGTACTGCCTCGGTGTCGAGAAGCTCCTCGGCATCGAGGACCAGATCCCGGACCGTGCCTCGATCATCCGCGTGCTCCTGATGGAGCTCAACCGGCTCTCCTCGCACCTGGTGTGCATCGCCACCGGCGGCATGGAGCTCGGCGCGACGACGATCATGATCTACGGCTTCCGTGATCGTGAACTCATTCTCGACATCTACGAGTTGATCACCGGCCTGCGGATGAACCACGCGTACATCCGGCCCGGCGGACTCGCCCAGGACCTGCCCCCGGGCGCCGTGGACCAGGTCCGCGAGTTCGTGAAGAAGATGAAGAAGAACCTCCCGGAGTACGACAAGCTCGCCACCGGGAACCCCATCTTCAAGGCCCGCATGCAGGACGTCGGCTACCTGGACCTCTCCGGCTGCATGGCGCTCGGCGCCACGGGCCCCGTCCTGCGCTCCGCGGGCCTCCCGCACGACCTGCGCAAGACGGACCCCTACTGCGGCTACGAGACCTACGACTTCGACGTCCCGACCGCCGACACCTGCGACTCCTACGGGCGCTTCCTGATCCGCCTGGAAGAGATGCGCCAGTCGCTGCGGATCGTCGAGCAGTGCCTGGACCGGCTCGCCCCCGGTCCCGTCATGGTCGAGGACAAGAAGATCGCCTGGCCCGCGCAACTGGCGCTCGGCCCGGACGGGTTGGGCAACTCGCTCGACCACATCAAGAAGATCATGGGCACCTCCATGGAGGCCCTCATCCACCACTTCAAGCTGGTGACCGAGGGCTTCAGGGTCCCGCCGGGGCAGGCGTACACGGCGGTCGAGTCGCCCAAGGGCGAACTCGGCGTGCACGTCGTCTCCGACGGGGGCACCCGCCCCTACCGGGTCCACTTCCGCGACCCGTCCTTCACCAACCTTCAGGCCATGGCGGCGATGTGCGAGGGCGGCCAGGTCGCCGACGTCATCGTCGCCGTCGCGTCCATCGACCCCGTGATGGGAGGCGTCGACCGGTGA
- the nuoE gene encoding NADH-quinone oxidoreductase subunit NuoE, translating into MTTTPSEQGAGVSLGMPQLPAPDYPADVRARLDADAKEVIARYPDSRSALLPLLHLVQSEEGHVTRTGMRFCAEALGLTTAEVTAVATFYTMYRRKPSGDYQVGVCTNTLCAVMGGDAIFDELKQHLGVGNDETTEDGKITLEHIECNAACDFAPVVMVNWEFFDNQTPDSAKRLVDDLRAGVPVEPTRGASICTYKETARILAGFPDERPGAVEASGGAGPASLIGLRLAKGELPQPRVVHPRAGGPADEAPAEHLSSHDAPQQTSASDPAHPAGPTAEEGE; encoded by the coding sequence GTGACCACCACCCCCTCCGAGCAGGGCGCGGGCGTCAGCCTGGGCATGCCCCAACTCCCCGCCCCCGACTACCCGGCCGACGTGCGCGCCAGGCTCGACGCGGACGCCAAGGAGGTCATCGCCCGCTACCCGGACTCGCGCTCCGCCCTCCTTCCCCTGCTGCACCTGGTGCAGTCCGAAGAGGGGCACGTCACGCGCACGGGCATGCGGTTCTGCGCCGAGGCGCTCGGCCTGACCACGGCCGAGGTCACCGCGGTCGCGACCTTCTACACCATGTACCGGCGCAAGCCGTCGGGCGACTACCAAGTCGGCGTCTGCACCAACACGTTGTGCGCGGTGATGGGCGGCGACGCGATCTTCGACGAGCTCAAGCAGCACCTCGGCGTCGGCAACGACGAGACGACCGAGGACGGCAAGATCACGCTCGAACACATCGAGTGCAACGCCGCCTGCGACTTCGCCCCCGTGGTGATGGTCAACTGGGAGTTCTTCGACAACCAGACGCCCGACTCCGCCAAGCGGCTCGTCGACGACCTGCGCGCGGGCGTGCCGGTGGAGCCCACGCGCGGCGCGTCGATCTGCACGTACAAGGAGACCGCCCGGATCCTGGCGGGCTTCCCCGACGAGCGGCCCGGTGCCGTCGAGGCGAGCGGCGGCGCGGGCCCCGCCTCGCTGATCGGACTGCGCCTGGCCAAGGGCGAGTTGCCGCAGCCCCGCGTGGTGCACCCGCGCGCGGGCGGGCCCGCGGACGAGGCGCCCGCCGAGCACCTCAGCTCGCACGACGCACCGCAGCAGACCTCGGCATCCGACCCGGCCCACCCGGCCGGACCGACCGCCGAGGAGGGGGAGTGA
- the nuoF gene encoding NADH-quinone oxidoreductase subunit NuoF yields MTLAAEIDNETSPEKLLAPVLSAFWDEDKSWTLETYRRHDGYEGLRKALAMDPDDLIAYVKDSGLRGRGGAGFPTGMKWQFIPQGDGKPHYLVVNADESEPGTCKDIPLLFANPHSLIEGIVIACYAIRSSHAFIYLRGEVVPVLRRLHEAVREAYAAGYLGKNVLGSGLDLELTVHAGAGAYICGEETALLDSLEGRRGQPRLRPPFPAVAGLYACPTVVNNVESIASVPAILNRGKDWFKSMGSEKSPGFTLYSLSGHVTSPGQYEAPLGITLRQLLDMSGGMRAGHRLKFWTPGGSSTPMFTDEHLDVPLDYEGVGAAGSMLGTKALQCFDETTCVVRAVTRWTEFYAHESCGKCTPCREGTYWLVQLLRDIEAGKGVMADLDKLNDIADNINGKSFCALGDGAASPIFSSLKYFREEYEQHITGRGCPFDPAKSTLWADKPARTTEVNA; encoded by the coding sequence ATGACCTTGGCAGCCGAGATCGACAACGAGACCAGCCCCGAGAAGCTGCTCGCACCGGTCCTTTCGGCGTTCTGGGACGAGGACAAGTCCTGGACGCTGGAGACCTACCGCCGTCACGACGGGTACGAAGGGCTGCGCAAGGCCCTCGCCATGGACCCGGACGACCTCATCGCCTACGTGAAGGACTCGGGCCTGCGGGGCAGGGGCGGCGCGGGCTTCCCCACCGGAATGAAGTGGCAGTTCATTCCGCAGGGCGATGGCAAGCCGCACTATCTAGTTGTCAACGCCGACGAGTCGGAGCCGGGGACCTGCAAGGACATCCCGCTCCTCTTCGCGAACCCGCATTCCCTCATCGAGGGGATCGTGATCGCGTGCTACGCGATCCGTTCGTCGCATGCCTTCATCTATCTGCGGGGCGAGGTCGTCCCCGTGCTGCGCAGGCTGCACGAGGCCGTCCGCGAGGCCTATGCGGCGGGCTACCTCGGCAAGAACGTCCTGGGCAGCGGACTCGACCTCGAACTCACCGTGCACGCGGGCGCGGGCGCGTACATCTGCGGTGAGGAGACCGCGCTGCTCGACTCGCTCGAAGGCCGTCGAGGCCAACCGCGACTGCGTCCCCCTTTCCCTGCGGTCGCGGGCCTTTACGCATGCCCCACTGTCGTGAACAACGTCGAGTCCATCGCATCCGTTCCCGCGATCCTCAACCGAGGAAAAGACTGGTTCAAGTCGATGGGGAGCGAGAAGTCGCCCGGCTTCACGCTCTATTCGCTCAGCGGGCACGTCACGAGCCCGGGGCAGTACGAGGCGCCGCTCGGCATCACGCTGCGCCAGCTGCTCGACATGAGCGGCGGCATGCGGGCCGGGCACCGGCTCAAGTTCTGGACGCCCGGCGGCTCCTCGACCCCGATGTTCACCGACGAGCACCTGGACGTACCCCTCGACTACGAGGGCGTGGGCGCCGCCGGATCGATGCTCGGCACCAAGGCGCTGCAGTGCTTCGACGAGACGACGTGCGTCGTGCGGGCCGTGACCCGCTGGACCGAGTTCTACGCCCATGAGTCCTGCGGCAAGTGCACGCCCTGCCGCGAAGGGACGTACTGGCTGGTGCAGTTGCTCCGCGACATCGAGGCGGGCAAGGGCGTCATGGCCGACCTCGACAAGCTGAACGACATCGCCGACAACATCAACGGCAAGTCGTTCTGCGCCCTCGGCGACGGCGCCGCCTCGCCGATCTTCTCCTCGCTGAAGTACTTCCGCGAGGAGTACGAGCAGCACATCACCGGCAGGGGCTGCCCCTTCGACCCGGCCAAGTCGACGCTCTGGGCCGACAAGCCCGCCCGCACCACGGAGGTGAACGCATGA